The Clostridia bacterium region GGTTTCCTCCAATGAACTCAAATACCTAGATATTGGATTACAAAATGGTTTGAAGTACTTCTACTATGTTACAGCAGTAAATGGTATGAGTGAGAGTACTGAATTTGATAATATATGGGCAATTCCTCATATTAAGCCATGCAGTGTGGAGTTTGAAGTACCATGTAAATCACTTCTGCCATTAGGAGTTGGAAACAGGACTACAGAGGGCGAAATCAGGGTTTCTTTCGATAGTACAGTTTGTGCGGATAGTTATTCAGATGATATTTTAAAAGGACTTGTAGCGGAATTGTGTTATTACAATGTGGAAAAAAGATCAGATGACCTTTGTTGTATCAGTTTGTATGCAAAAAAGTTTGAAGAAGGAAGGCTTTTTTTTAGCGCAAGTTTTGAACCTGATACTTCAGGTGTATATATTTATTATGCAAGAGTTTCAACAGATAATGGTATTAGCTTTTATGAATCAGACGTTAATTCATTAGTAGTCTGCCAAGAAAGCCACTTAGATGTACATCTCACAAGTCCAAATTTAAACAAGGCTGAGACGACAGCATATAGTACATATCTGAAATGGGATTCAGGTGACAAAAGGACAATGGGTTATGAAATATATAAGTGTGAACAGGCTTCAAATTATAAAAGGATTGCAGTGCTCCCATCTGATAATAACGATTTTACTGATTTAGCAGTTAAAAACGGCAATGAGTATAGATATAAGATTGCAGCTTTCAATAAGAACTACAGTAGGGTTTATTCAGAGGAAGTTATAGTGCGGCCAGAGTTCCTGCCTGTTGATGTAACGATCAATGTCCACTTACCTCTATATACACCTTCAGAGGATGAGATTTATATCCGTGAAGAAACTGATAAAAAGAGTCCACGTAACCATAAGATGTCAAGTGTGGAGTATGGAAATGACAAAAACGTTAGAACCTTTAACTTTAAGGCGCTACCTGGAACAGAAATAAGCTACTGCTATAACCGGGGAACTGAATTCGATATGGCTTTTATCAGCTCAAAAAGAAAACCACATGACAGTGAGGACAAAGCTAATTGGGCTTACTTTGATTTTTCAAATGGGCTTAGTATGTATTTGGTTATAGAAAATCAAGGAAAAAACAAAATGATTATTAATGACTATATTATCCGATGGTTGGATATGCCTCTGATAATTCTGGAACCTGCTTTTTCATTCGGAAAGGATATTTCGTTTGAAACATTTCAAGATATGTTTAAATTGAAAGTAAATATTCCAAATGATGTTATTCTTTCTATAAATGATATCCCCGTTGATGAACTATACTTTGATAGTCAGGGAAATGTACAAATCGATAATATCCCTTTAGTATATGGCAAAAACATTTTTTCTATATCTACTACGCGCTCCATTGAAATCAAGGATAAACCGTGGTATCAGTGCAATGATTCCGATTTATGCGTATGTAAAACTATAAAAATTGAAGTAACTAGATTACTAAAATAATTATAGTAATAAATCAATCAATAATTAATAGAAAATGAACAGTAAAGCTGTTTGCTTTTTCTAAATGGGAGAATTACACAGAGAATTCTGACAACACAAATGAAGGCTGAATGATTTAATAGTTCAGATGGGAGGAAAACATGGGATATATTAGCATTATAAGACAGATATGGGTATATATGCGCTTCGTTAGGCCATATATAAAAGTTCAATATTACATTATTCTAATTACATTAATAACTTCACTACTTGAACTCGCCAGTCCTCTTGTAAACAAATTTCTAATAGATGAATTCTTTATCAACAGAAATTTCAGTGTGTTGTATGTTGTGGTAGCTTTGCAGGTGTTGCTGGTGGCTTTTGCACAAATATTTTCGTCCTCAAGGAATTATCTTATAAGTTACCTAGGAAACCAGCTGTCTTTCAGACTAAGAAAAAATATTTTTAAGAAAGCCCTGGGAAGCAAAGAAGATAATAGGAGCTTTGATGTAGGTGATATCTATGTAGTTTTCGAGAGAGATGTATTTTGTATTGAACAGACCCTTATTAACTCAATTCTTGAAATGATGCTTGTGATCTTTAACCTCATAATAATGTCTTCAATTATGTTGTCTATAAGCTGGAAGTTTTACCTTGCATTATTTATTACACTACCTATTTCACTTATTAACAATAACATGTGGTTTGGTAAGCTTATGAAAAGAAACCAAGCAGAAAAAGAGAGCTTTGGCGAAATGTTTAACTTTGTTAACGAAGCTCTTAATAATACAAAGTATCTGAAGCTTACAGCTAAGCAGAAATATACTGAAAGAAAGTTCGTAAACAGGAATAAAGAGACCATCAGAAAGGTCTTTGCACATTTTAGGATAACTTTGATTACAAGTAGTATAAATGGTGTTGTAAGTATTATTGATACTATTGCCTCTCTACTTGTGGGCGGGGGCCTTGTGTACTCTGGAGATTTGTCCATAGGTGGATATCTAGCCCTGGTTTCTTACAAAAGCATATTTTCTGTAAAACTATACAAGTTAGTTAACTTTAAGATTGATACACACCAAATTATGAATGCAATGTCCAGAATTAATAGTATAATGTCTACTCCTCAAGAATATTCGGGCGGTGAAAAGGTGTACAAGGTTGAAGGAGATATATGTATGAAGGATATAGATTTTAGATATCCTGATGGAAAAAAAGTATTGGATTCTTTTAATTTGCACATAAAGAGCAAAGAAAAAATCGCTATCGTAGGTGAAAGTGGAAGTGGTAAAACCACTCTAGTCAATCTTATATTAGGGCTTTATAGGGTAGACGCGGGAGAAATTTTGATAGATGGAAAAAAACTATATGATTTAGATATCATGTCTTTTAGAAGACGTGTTGGTATTGTGACACAGGACAGCTTTTTTTATCACGATACAGTTCGTGAAAACTTAACTTTTGGTAGACAAGCAAGTGATGAGGAGGTACAAAAAGTCTGTGAAATATGCCAAATAAGTGAGTACATAAAAAATGATAGTAAAGGACTTGATAAAGTAATTGATGCAAGGGGGAGAAATGTTTCAGGCGGACAGAAGCAAAGGTTGAGTCTGGCAAGGGCACTCTTGAGAGAAGCTGATTTAATTATACTTGATGAAGCCACGTCTGCGGTTGACAATATCACTGAAGCAAACCTGTTTGCTGGTATAAAAAATCATTTAGAAAATAAGACGGTTATATCTATTGCACACAGGCTTTCGACTATAATGGATTCGGACAGAATTGTAGTTCTAAAGGACGGAAGCATTATTGAGCAAGGTAAACATAATGAATTAATGGAAATGCAAGGGTATTACTATAGCCTAGTAAAAAGAAAAAGCTTTATGCAGAATACTACTTAATTACAGTTGAGAGAGGTTTGCTATATGAAAGTGCTAAAAAAAAATATTAAACCTTTGCGGGTAATAAAAATTTTTATTAATGCTTTCCTGATAATAAATGTTGTATTTGTTGGAGTATTCTTTGTTGCAGAAAAAACGGATTATGTAGAAGGCGAAGGAAGGCTATTTTACCAGGAGCTACATAACAAGTATTCTCCTTTTGAGGGTAGTATTAAAAAAATATATAAGAACTTTGGAGATATTGTAAAGAAAGGAGACACAATCCTGGAAATTGATACGTCTGAACTTGAGGTACAGATACTTAAAAACAGGATAGCTCTTTATAATATAAAGGCTCAGATAGCTCAAAAGGAACTGGAGATAGGTAGAAGAGAACAAAAAAGAAATGATGCAGCAGATATTCAGCAAAAAATACTAGCTATTGAGAAAAGTGCACTTTGTAAAGAATATGAAATGTACAAAAAGAAGGAAGAGGGTATGAAGTGTGCATTAAGAGGAGCAAAGATTAAAGCTGATGATGACGGACTTACTGTTATTACTGCAGGATTGCTCGAAAGGGAAGGGACTAAGGTGCAACAGGGAACCTTGCTTTTTACACTTGCTGAGATTGAAAAATACAAAATGATAGCTGAGTTTAATGAAAATGATATTGCCAAAATCAAACAGGGTCAAAAAGTCATCATTATACTTGATGCAGTACCGTATGAGAAGTATTCCACTTTTGACGGAGAAATAAAAAAAGTATATCCGCAATCATCAGATGAAAAGTTATATAAACAGGTTGAGATTGAAATTAAGGGATTTACCCAAAAGCAGATTGCTGGGAAACAGGAAAAGGTGACTTTAAAGAGTGGCATGAAAGGCAGAGTAAGGGTTATTACGGGTGAAAATGAGAGAATGATCAAGTTTTTTATTAATAAAGTATTTGGTAACTAAATTAGGATCAGGAATAGCATTAATACAATTTACAATTCAGGAGGGGGAGAAAATGAGGACTATTAAGCTTGAGTTGAAGGATATAACTGAGACTGATGTTGATAATGTAAGAAGCATTCACCTTATATACTGGCTCAATGGTATGGGAGAAAGACATGAGGAGCAGGTAGACTACCAATGCATAGATAATGGTGAGCGCAAAACAATTTATGTAGAACTTAAAGTGCCTGAAAAATCTGTAATCGACTATTACTACAAACTTATAACAAAAGATGGAGAAGAGATTATAAGAGATTTCTGGGGGCATTATTATTCAGTTGGAGTTGGAAGTTATTTGAAAGGCCTTGAGAAGAAATATGAGAAAAGGAAAAGCGGAATAATTAAAGAAGATAGATCTAGCTGCGCTTTACCCAGGGTTTCAGTGATCATACCTGTGTTTAACAACTCAAAATACCTTCCTCTGGCTATTGAAAGTATTATGGCACAGAATTATAGAAGCTTTGAAGTCATTATAGTTAATGACGGTTCTTCGGAAGACATTGATTCGATTATTAATAACTATTCGAAAACAAGTAATCTAAAATATATAAAGCTTGAGAAAAACTCAGGATGTGCATATGCAAGGAATCAGGGGCTAAAAATTGCCAGAGGCGAATATGTAGCATGGCTGGATAGCGATGATGTGTACATGCCTGATTTGTTAGGAAGTATGGTGGACATATTGGACAAAAATGAGCATATAGATGCTGCCTTCAGTCATCATTATGACTATATTCCTAATGAAAACAACTTGTTTATACGTACTCATCTTATATGGTGTCCCTATTGTACAAATTTTGATGAAAATGATAATCCCATTCCCAAACCGAATGACGGGGATTTCTGTGCATACAGACTATGCAGCAAATGTGGCGGTACAGGAGCCATAA contains the following coding sequences:
- a CDS encoding efflux RND transporter periplasmic adaptor subunit; the protein is MKVLKKNIKPLRVIKIFINAFLIINVVFVGVFFVAEKTDYVEGEGRLFYQELHNKYSPFEGSIKKIYKNFGDIVKKGDTILEIDTSELEVQILKNRIALYNIKAQIAQKELEIGRREQKRNDAADIQQKILAIEKSALCKEYEMYKKKEEGMKCALRGAKIKADDDGLTVITAGLLEREGTKVQQGTLLFTLAEIEKYKMIAEFNENDIAKIKQGQKVIIILDAVPYEKYSTFDGEIKKVYPQSSDEKLYKQVEIEIKGFTQKQIAGKQEKVTLKSGMKGRVRVITGENERMIKFFINKVFGN
- a CDS encoding ABC transporter ATP-binding protein/permease, translated to MGYISIIRQIWVYMRFVRPYIKVQYYIILITLITSLLELASPLVNKFLIDEFFINRNFSVLYVVVALQVLLVAFAQIFSSSRNYLISYLGNQLSFRLRKNIFKKALGSKEDNRSFDVGDIYVVFERDVFCIEQTLINSILEMMLVIFNLIIMSSIMLSISWKFYLALFITLPISLINNNMWFGKLMKRNQAEKESFGEMFNFVNEALNNTKYLKLTAKQKYTERKFVNRNKETIRKVFAHFRITLITSSINGVVSIIDTIASLLVGGGLVYSGDLSIGGYLALVSYKSIFSVKLYKLVNFKIDTHQIMNAMSRINSIMSTPQEYSGGEKVYKVEGDICMKDIDFRYPDGKKVLDSFNLHIKSKEKIAIVGESGSGKTTLVNLILGLYRVDAGEILIDGKKLYDLDIMSFRRRVGIVTQDSFFYHDTVRENLTFGRQASDEEVQKVCEICQISEYIKNDSKGLDKVIDARGRNVSGGQKQRLSLARALLREADLIILDEATSAVDNITEANLFAGIKNHLENKTVISIAHRLSTIMDSDRIVVLKDGSIIEQGKHNELMEMQGYYYSLVKRKSFMQNTT